Part of the Desulfatiglans sp. genome, GCGTCATAGGTGTGGGCGGCGGGAGCACAATGGATATTGCAAAGGCCATCGCAGTACTCGTTAAAAATGAGGGGAAGGCAGTTGATTATATTGGACAAAACAAGGTAAGAAAACAGGGCATCCCGACGATCATGGTGCCTACCACCGCGGGCACAGGCAGCGAAACAACCCTTACCGCTGTTTTCACGCAGAGGGATACTAAAAAGAAGGGCGGGATCAACAGCCCCTATCTTTACCCACACACCGCAATACTTGACCCTGAACTTACGATAGACCTCCCTCCAATGGTTACAGCATATACCGGCATGGATGCGCTCACACATGCCATTGAGTCATATACATCACTTAAGGCCCATTTCATGAGTGAGACAGTATCGCTCAGGGCCATTGAACTGATAATGGATAACCTGAGAGGTGCGGTATTTGACGGAAAGAACCTGAAATACCGTGAAAATATGATGATGGGGAGCTACCTTGCCGGATTGGGCCTTGCCATGGCCGGTGTCGGCGCAGTGCATGCTATGGCCTACCCTATGGGCGCAATATTTGATGTGCCCCATGGTATTGGTAACGGCCTTCTGCTTCCATACGTGCTTGAATACAACTATCCCGGAAATATCGACAAATTCTGTAATATGGCAATGTGCATGGATCAGGAGATGGGAGAGCTTTCAGGCAGGGAATATGCGTCGCTTGTGGCTGATACAGTTTTTGAACTTGCACAGGATATAGGTGTGCCAATGACCCTGAAGGAACTTGATATACCTGAAGACTCCATACCTGAGATGGCAAAGGCGGCCATGCAGGTTGCTGTACCGATAGCAAATAACCCCAGGCCAATGACAGAAGAGGCGGCAATGGAGATATACAGAAATGCCTATGAAGGATAGAGAAAGGAAAAAAAATGCCAGGATATGAGATTATAGGACAGGAAGAGATTGAAGAGGTACAGAAGGCCTTATCAAAAAAGATGCTGCTCAGGTATGAGCATAAAGAAAACAGCAAGGTGCTGGAATTTGAGCGTAATTTCGCCAAATACTGCAATGCAGGCTATGCCCTTGCAGTATCATCCGGGACTGCGGCTTTAAGGGTAGCCCTTGCTGCGCTCGGTGTAGGGCCGGGTGATGAGGTTATTACACAGGGATTCACATTTATCGCCACATGGGAGTCTATCCTGGATGCAGGCGCAGTGCCTGTATTTGCAGAGATAGATGATACCCTGTGCCTTGATCCCAAGGATCTTGAAAAAAAAATAACCCCTAAAACAAAGGCGATTATCCCTGTCCATATGTGCGGTTCACACGCAAATATAGAGGAGATAATGAGGGTAGCTGATAAACACGGCATACCTGTACTTGAGGATACAGCACAATCTACCGGGGGCAGTTGCAATGGCAGGGCGCTTGGTACATTTGGCAGCTTTGGCACCTTTTCGTTTGATGCGGTCAAGACTCTGACCACCGGTGAAGGCGGCATAGTACTTACAAATGATAAGGCATTGCACACAAAGGCATCAGAGTACTCTGACCACGGGCATGATCACAACCCAAATGTCTCAAGGGGGCTTGAGAAACGCAGCTATATAGGCTTTAATTACCGAATGATGGAGCTTCAGGGGGCGCTGGGTGTTGCACAGCTTAAAAAGCTCGATAATATCCTTAAGATACAGAGAGGCAACAAGGCAAGAATTAAAGAAACACTTTCACAGTTCAGGGATATTACATTCCGCCATATACCTGACCCATCCGGTGACACCGCAACATTTATGATATTTCTACTGCCTGATGAAAAACGTGCAAGGGAATTCAATAAAATCATGGCTGCTGAGGGTTATGGCGCTGTATACTGGTATGATAATGACTGGCACTATTATGAGAGGTGGGAGCATCTGATTGGGGGTAAAAGCCTGACAAGAACAGGGTATCCCTTTAAAACCCCTGAAGGCCAGACAAGATGCAGCTATGATAAAAATGCCCTGCCCAAAACAGCAGCCATAATGTCAAGGGCCCTTACCATTCAGATTACCCTGAATATGGAAGAGAAGATGCCGGGGCTGTTAAAGGCAATAGAAAAGGCAGGGAGGGGTGTATAAGAGAGAAGCTCGAAGCTCGAAGATGTAGTAAGAACTTTGAGCTTTCAACTTTGAGCTTTGAGCTTTGAGCTTGTTTACTATGAAAATATCCATCCATCAGATAAACCCGATTATCGGTGATTTTGAGCATAACCTATCACTGGTCTCTGAAGCGGTAAGGAAAGCATCATTATCAGGATGTGATCTTGCGGTATTTCCGGAACTCACGCTCATGGGTTATCCGCCCAAGGACCTCCTAGAAAAACCTGCTTTCATAAAAAGAAACCTGGAATATCTGGAAAAGCTTTCAAAAGAGTCTTTAAATACTGGAATTATTTGCGGTTTTGCAGATATAAACAAATCAGAAAAAGGAAAGCCCCTTATCAATGGCGTGGCATTTTTACAAAATGGCAGGGTCATCTGTACTGGTGGCAAAAAGTTGTTGCCCAGCTATGATGTATTTGACGAAACCAGGTATTTTGAACCTGCTGAAAATAGCCTTTACATTGAACTTGATAATAAAATAATTGGGGTAACTATCTGTGAAGACATATGGAATGTGGGTGATATAGGGAACCTTCACAGATACAGTGTTGACCCTGTTGAAGAATTGGCCCAGAAAGGCATCGATATCCTGATTAATATCTCTGCATCCCCATTTACCATACAAAAACCCTCCTTAAGGATGAAGGTGCTTGAAAAGATTGCCTGTAAATATGGGCTCCCGATAATATACTGCAACCAGGTCGGTGGTAACGATGACCTTGTGTTTGACGGGTCAAGCATGGTGTTTGATAAAAAAGGCAGGCTTATTCTTCGGGGTAAAGAATTCCAGTCCGATACACTTTTATGGGACAGTGATACGGATTATTCGCCAGTCACTGATCCATGGCCGGC contains:
- a CDS encoding iron-containing alcohol dehydrogenase — encoded protein: MYNIKTIEGVKKTIFGSGSVMELGNECKKLDASKVLLVIDQTLSRSAIAEKVKESLKSARIRSYIFSDVTPEPDPKVADLATELALKEKVQCVIGVGGGSTMDIAKAIAVLVKNEGKAVDYIGQNKVRKQGIPTIMVPTTAGTGSETTLTAVFTQRDTKKKGGINSPYLYPHTAILDPELTIDLPPMVTAYTGMDALTHAIESYTSLKAHFMSETVSLRAIELIMDNLRGAVFDGKNLKYRENMMMGSYLAGLGLAMAGVGAVHAMAYPMGAIFDVPHGIGNGLLLPYVLEYNYPGNIDKFCNMAMCMDQEMGELSGREYASLVADTVFELAQDIGVPMTLKELDIPEDSIPEMAKAAMQVAVPIANNPRPMTEEAAMEIYRNAYEG
- a CDS encoding DegT/DnrJ/EryC1/StrS family aminotransferase, which translates into the protein MPGYEIIGQEEIEEVQKALSKKMLLRYEHKENSKVLEFERNFAKYCNAGYALAVSSGTAALRVALAALGVGPGDEVITQGFTFIATWESILDAGAVPVFAEIDDTLCLDPKDLEKKITPKTKAIIPVHMCGSHANIEEIMRVADKHGIPVLEDTAQSTGGSCNGRALGTFGSFGTFSFDAVKTLTTGEGGIVLTNDKALHTKASEYSDHGHDHNPNVSRGLEKRSYIGFNYRMMELQGALGVAQLKKLDNILKIQRGNKARIKETLSQFRDITFRHIPDPSGDTATFMIFLLPDEKRAREFNKIMAAEGYGAVYWYDNDWHYYERWEHLIGGKSLTRTGYPFKTPEGQTRCSYDKNALPKTAAIMSRALTIQITLNMEEKMPGLLKAIEKAGRGV